A single genomic interval of Acidovorax sp. 1608163 harbors:
- a CDS encoding HNH endonuclease, translating into MAIQQVAADAFGNALGSSLADAIRPQSKETESPRARETQARNVQAENALLYGLDSDDGGMGLRLGGGSGLSYGSLRAGGLSVQEDSYGDDGLSDLPAFDLFESGPIVAGPGGAPSQLIKVGASAEWRRYQESVYSALDDLNAAVSMGGQDPARLAELRGSLDALNSLRIDMQTDPSVMREILDRSLTFTNNPRDSQRDLERVAMLGAFGDTNTVQRIAVATANAGGVGRASAQGIADNLNELGLFTNAQVNAMRGDAGVLASAPGVYLNTLLDMRSHVDSTMLYIASMSGEQMAQLGSYTEKVMDQGGMTRYQDNEKLAGMFSSMQATGAGIARVGEGLSVVGMGLRNFASSLGQSIGNMNPDILVNSTVGRMLSWTIGPMYVVPRGYSVAYEMKLNPQDYGKSAATHNKRAAESLRASLAQDPEQAAMMEALGVKLGTKSTPQGWTWEHASSSAAAGQTGVMRLVPRNQHTPGSDWWRVIHPDPGAAGGYAEWARPAGAPKR; encoded by the coding sequence GTGGCGATCCAGCAAGTCGCGGCGGATGCGTTTGGCAACGCTTTGGGCAGCAGCCTAGCCGATGCGATAAGGCCTCAGAGTAAGGAGACGGAGAGTCCCAGAGCTCGTGAGACTCAAGCACGGAACGTACAGGCAGAAAACGCGTTGCTCTACGGTTTAGATTCAGATGACGGCGGTATGGGCTTGCGGCTCGGTGGCGGTTCAGGTTTGAGCTATGGCAGCTTGCGTGCCGGCGGCTTGTCGGTGCAGGAAGACTCCTATGGAGATGATGGGTTGAGTGATTTGCCCGCGTTTGACCTCTTCGAATCTGGACCGATCGTGGCAGGTCCTGGTGGGGCTCCTTCTCAACTCATCAAGGTTGGTGCCTCGGCTGAGTGGCGACGTTATCAGGAATCCGTCTACAGCGCGCTGGACGATCTCAATGCCGCCGTCAGCATGGGTGGCCAAGACCCAGCCAGACTGGCCGAATTGCGCGGTAGCTTGGACGCACTCAACAGCCTCCGTATTGATATGCAGACTGATCCTTCAGTGATGCGAGAAATATTAGACCGCAGCCTGACTTTTACGAACAATCCACGCGACAGTCAACGTGATCTGGAAAGGGTGGCAATGCTGGGCGCCTTCGGCGATACCAACACCGTACAACGCATTGCAGTTGCTACGGCCAACGCAGGCGGTGTGGGTCGCGCGTCAGCGCAGGGGATTGCAGACAATCTGAATGAGCTTGGGTTGTTTACCAATGCGCAGGTCAACGCTATGAGGGGCGATGCGGGTGTTCTTGCTAGTGCACCCGGCGTATATCTAAATACTTTGTTGGATATGCGAAGCCACGTGGATAGCACCATGCTGTATATCGCCAGCATGAGCGGCGAGCAGATGGCGCAACTGGGCAGCTACACCGAAAAGGTGATGGACCAGGGCGGTATGACCCGCTACCAAGACAACGAGAAGTTAGCCGGAATGTTCTCCAGCATGCAGGCGACAGGCGCTGGCATAGCGCGGGTGGGCGAAGGTTTGTCGGTGGTAGGCATGGGCCTACGCAATTTCGCTTCGAGCCTCGGGCAGTCCATCGGTAACATGAACCCAGACATCCTGGTCAACAGCACCGTTGGGCGCATGTTGAGTTGGACTATTGGGCCGATGTATGTAGTCCCGAGGGGATACAGTGTTGCATACGAAATGAAGCTGAATCCGCAGGATTATGGAAAGAGCGCAGCAACTCATAACAAACGAGCTGCAGAAAGTTTGAGAGCGAGTTTGGCTCAGGATCCGGAGCAGGCAGCCATGATGGAGGCGCTAGGAGTTAAACTTGGTACAAAGTCGACGCCACAGGGTTGGACATGGGAGCATGCATCATCATCTGCGGCCGCCGGTCAAACTGGAGTCATGAGACTCGTTCCACGCAATCAGCACACGCCGGGTTCGGATTGGTGGAGAGTTATCCATCCTGATCCCGGTGCAGCTGGGGGATATGCTGAATGGGCTAGGCCAGCTGGTGCGCCAAAAAGGTAA